The genomic stretch TCCGTGACCGGGGGCCGGGCGCTCTCGTGCGGCTGCCGGCTGTTGAGCATCTTGTGCATATGTACCGCGTACAGGCGGCAATGATGTCCAGGCCGTCCGCACCCGCCCGGACGCCGCTACCGCGCGCTGACGCCGGGCACGAAGGTCGAGGTGGTCGTCGATGCAGGCGCCGCTCAGCCGAACGCCTGCGCCACCACCAGGCCCAGCGCCGCCGCACCGAACCCCGCCACCAGCGATGCCACCACGTTCACCATCGCGTAGAACAGGGCGCCGTCCTGCAGCAGCCGCAACGTCTCATAACTGAACGTTGAATACGTGGTCAGTGCCCCGCAGAAACCCGTGCCGACCAGCGCCGCCACCGCAGAGTCGGTCGGCAGGCCGGTCACGACACCGAGCAGCAGCGACCCGGCCACGTTGACGGTCAAGGTGCCCCACGGGAACACCGAGTCGTGCCGGGACTGAATCAGCCGGTCGGTCAGATACCGCAACGGTGCCCCGACGGCCGCGCCCACCGCCACCAGCAACCAGGTCACCGCGGCTCCCGGCCGACGTAGCGGACAACTTCGACGGGGTCGACGATCACCAGACCCTCGGCGATCAACTCGTCGAGCTCCGGCAGGAAATCGCGGACCTTCGCCGGCTCGTCGACGATGATCACCGCGACCGGCAGATCCTGCGACAACGACAACAGGCGTGTCGTGTGCACCCGGTTCGACGCCCCGAACCCCTCCACACCGCGCAGCACCGTCGCCCCGGCCAGCCCGCACCGGTGCGCCCGATGCACGATCTCGCTGTACAGCGGCTTGTGATGCCACGTGTCGGATTCGCCCACGAACACCGTCAACCGCAGCGCTGACCCCTGCAACCGCATCACCGCTCACCCACCCTCGCCGACCGCCACCGCACCAGACCGGACATCGTTACCGTGCCGGCCCACACCGCGAGCAACGCGCCGACGACAGTGACCGCCAGATACAGCAACCCCAGCTGCGGGACACCGGCCGCCACCGCCTTGTGCGCATCCACGACGTAGGTCGAGAACGTGGTGTAGCCGCCCAGCACCCCCACGCCGACGAA from Paractinoplanes brasiliensis encodes the following:
- the crcB gene encoding fluoride efflux transporter CrcB — encoded protein: MTWLLVAVGAAVGAPLRYLTDRLIQSRHDSVFPWGTLTVNVAGSLLLGVVTGLPTDSAVAALVGTGFCGALTTYSTFSYETLRLLQDGALFYAMVNVVASLVAGFGAAALGLVVAQAFG
- a CDS encoding DUF190 domain-containing protein — encoded protein: MRLQGSALRLTVFVGESDTWHHKPLYSEIVHRAHRCGLAGATVLRGVEGFGASNRVHTTRLLSLSQDLPVAVIIVDEPAKVRDFLPELDELIAEGLVIVDPVEVVRYVGREPR